CGTCGGCGTCACGCTGCGCGAGGGCTGCTCCGTCGGGGCCCGCGCCGTCTGTGTCGCCCCCGTCACCATCGGCCGCTGGGCCACCGTCGCCGCCGGGTCGGTCGTCACCAAGGACGTGCCCGACTTCGCACTCGTGGCCGGCGTCCCTGCCCGGCGCATCAAGTGGGTGGGCCGCTCGGGCTTCCCGCTGGAGCAGACCGGCGACCTTACTTTCATCGATCCCCACACGGGGGACACGTTCGTGCAAGAGGGCGAGACCCTTTCACTCACCGAGGAAGCGAAATGACAGAATCCTTCATCCCGCCGGCCAAGCCGATCATCGGCGACGAGGAGCGAGAGGCCGTCGACCGCGTGCTGCGCTCGGGCATGATCGCCCAGGGCCCGGAGGTCGCCGCGTTCGAGACCGAGTTCTCGGAGCACTTCGGCCTCGGCCGCGCCTGTGTCGCCGTCAACTCCGGCACGTCGGGCCTGCACCTCGGCCTGCTCGCGAGCGGCGTGAAGGCCGGCGATGAGGTCATCGTCCCGAGCTTCACCTTCGCCGCGACGGCGAACTCCGTCGCGCTGACCGGCGCCACCCCCGTCTTCGCGGACATCGCCCTCGACGACTTCACGCTCGACCCGGCCTCCGTCGAGGCCGCGATCACGGACAAGACGGTCGCCATCATGCCCGTCCACCTGTACGGCCACCCGGCCAAGATGGACCAGCTCCGCGCGATCGCCGACAAGCACGGCATCCAGCTCTTCGAGGACGCCGCGCAGGCCCACGGCGCCTCGCTCAACGGCACCCCGGTCGGCGCCTTCGGCACGTTCGGGATGTTCTCGCTGTACCCCACCAAGAACATGACGTCGGGCGAGGGTGGCATGGTGTCCGCCGCCGACGAGCACATCGAGCGCAACCTGCGGCTCTACCGCAACCAGGGCATGCTGCAGCAGTACCACAACGAGGTCGTCGGCCTGAACAACCGCATGACCGACATCCACGCGGCCATCGGCCGTGTGCAGCTGACGAAGGTCGGCGCCTGGACCAAGCAGCGTCAGGACAACGCCGCGTTCCTGTCGAGCAACCTCGAGGGCGTCGTCGTCCCCCAGGTCGCCGAGGGCGCCGTGCACGTATACCACCAGTACACGGTCCGCGTCGCCGAGGACCGCGACGGTCTCTCGAAGGCGCTGAAGGAGGAGTACAACATCGGCTCCGGCATGTTCTACCCGGTTCCGAACCACCGCCTGAAGCCGTTCCAGCGCGACGTGCACCTGGCGAACACCGAGCAGGCGGCCCTCGAGTGCCTGTCGCTGCCCGTCCACCCCTCGCTCAGCCAGGGCGACCTCGAACGCATCGTGACGGCCGTCAACGCCCTCACGAAGGCCGGTGCATGATGGCGAACCTGCGCGCGGGCCTCATCGGCCTCGGAATGATGGGCCGTCACCACGCCCGTAACCTCCGCGCGATCGACGGCGTCGACCTCGTCGCCGTCGCCGACGCCCTGGGGATCCTCACGGCGTCGCCGGCCCGCTGGACGTTCTGCCCAACGTGGACGCGCTGATCGAGGCCGGCATCGACTACGCCGTCGTCGCTCTCCCCACGGAGTACCACGAGGAGGCGGGGCTGAAGCTTGCCGCTGCGGGCATCCACGCCCTGATCGAGAAGCCGCTGGCCAAGACGACGGAGGCCGCCCGCGCCCTCGCCACCGCCTTCGAGGCGGCAGGTGTGATCGGCGCGGTCGGCCACATCGAGCGGTACAACCCCGCGCTGCAGAGCCTGCGCGCGCGCCTCGAGGCGGGTGACCTGGGCGACCTGTACCAGATCTCCACCCGCCGTCAGGGCCCGTTCCCGAACCGCATCGCCGACGTCGGCGTGGTCAAGGACCTCGCCAGCCACGACATCGATCTGACGGCCTGGGTGACCCAGCGTCAGTACGAGTGGGTCGGCGCCCGCACCATGTACAAGTCCGGCCGCGAGCACGAGGACATGGTGTCGGCCACCTGCACCCTGTCCGGGTCGCTGATGAGCAACCACCTGGTCAACTGGCTGACGCCGACCAAGGAGCGCCTCACGATCGTCACCGGCGAGAAGGGCATGTTCGTCGCGGACACCCTGACGGCCGACCTGACGTTCTACGCGAACGGCCAGAGCCTGCACGTGTGGGACGACCTGGCACAGTTCCAGGGCGTCACCGAGGGCGACGTGACGAAGTTCGCGATCGCCAAGCCGGAGCCGCTGCGCGTCGAGCACGAGAACTTCCGTGACGCCGTCCTGGGCAAGGACAACGACATCGTCACCCTCGAGCAGGGCGCCCGCGTCGTCGAGGTCTGCGAAGCCATGATCACCTCCGCCCAGACGAACGAGTTCGTCCGCATCCGGTGACACTGACCCCCACGCCGGCACGGCGCAGGATCGGCATCGCGTCCGTTCTTCTTGCGAGCCTGCTGGCGTGGGGGCTTCTGCACCGCCACTGGTTTCTGTCGGGCGATGACTACCTGTTCATCGCCGACCCCTCCTCGTCCGGGGGCAGGTTCAGCGCTGCCTACTGGTGGGCCTCGCTGGCCGACGACTGGGGCAACCGGAATGGCCGCCTCGCCGACGGGGTGCTGAGACTCGTCCTGCGGCCCGGGCCGTGGTTCTACCCGCTCTTCGCCCCCGTCATGCTGACCGCCGTGGGCACCGCACTGGCGCTGCTGCTGCGCACTGCCGCCGGCCTGCGCAGGATGCCGGTGTGGCTGCTCGCCGCCGGCCTGAGCGTGGTGCCGATGATCTGCTGGCTGGTGCCCGCACTGACCGGCGACGTCATCCTGTGGACCGCGGCCGCCATCAACTACACGCTCCCGCTCGGCATGCTTG
The DNA window shown above is from Tessaracoccus defluvii and carries:
- a CDS encoding DegT/DnrJ/EryC1/StrS family aminotransferase, with translation MTESFIPPAKPIIGDEEREAVDRVLRSGMIAQGPEVAAFETEFSEHFGLGRACVAVNSGTSGLHLGLLASGVKAGDEVIVPSFTFAATANSVALTGATPVFADIALDDFTLDPASVEAAITDKTVAIMPVHLYGHPAKMDQLRAIADKHGIQLFEDAAQAHGASLNGTPVGAFGTFGMFSLYPTKNMTSGEGGMVSAADEHIERNLRLYRNQGMLQQYHNEVVGLNNRMTDIHAAIGRVQLTKVGAWTKQRQDNAAFLSSNLEGVVVPQVAEGAVHVYHQYTVRVAEDRDGLSKALKEEYNIGSGMFYPVPNHRLKPFQRDVHLANTEQAALECLSLPVHPSLSQGDLERIVTAVNALTKAGA